A stretch of the Desertibacillus haloalkaliphilus genome encodes the following:
- the steA gene encoding putative cytokinetic ring protein SteA, with product MQKLLMSEKGVIGSYYTKAIQQERRSMLKHLKMIAGIAYQDNKTKALIKRIPRNAVAVVCHRDIDALAAEGLIHSQVKAVINFNESMTGTYDHDGVWKLLEAGIPVFDAFGPKQDLDHQYIHIIDGELYVRNNGTYEKVAEVFQYSFNVVIQRKRHAWNNLSEQYRAFVNNSLTHAEKELHQFLHPIVQLSLRKKMEGKDVLIVARGEGYMDDLKAFKRLRGKKEVVIIAVDGGADGLLACRMKPDFIIGDMDSVSRKALTAGDPQLIVHRYLDGSSPGEVRLKQLGLRVDAITFVGTSEDVALIFSYWAKANKIYMIGTRSSMNEFLEKGRPGMGSSLLARIQAGHKIVDLKGIRHVINENDYPMPKLVALPAFLLFALYFASPKMELLITIILQVIR from the coding sequence ATGCAAAAACTTCTAATGAGTGAAAAAGGTGTGATTGGCTCATACTATACGAAAGCAATACAGCAAGAGAGGCGATCCATGTTGAAGCACTTGAAAATGATAGCTGGTATAGCGTACCAGGACAATAAAACGAAAGCTTTGATTAAGAGAATTCCGCGGAATGCAGTTGCGGTTGTTTGTCATCGCGATATTGATGCCCTAGCAGCAGAAGGGTTAATTCATTCTCAAGTAAAAGCAGTAATTAACTTTAATGAATCAATGACAGGTACGTATGATCACGATGGCGTATGGAAGCTGTTAGAAGCTGGTATCCCAGTTTTTGATGCCTTTGGTCCGAAGCAAGATTTAGATCATCAGTATATTCACATCATAGATGGTGAATTGTATGTGCGAAATAATGGAACTTATGAAAAGGTAGCAGAAGTTTTTCAATATAGTTTTAATGTGGTTATACAAAGGAAAAGGCATGCCTGGAATAACCTATCTGAGCAATATAGGGCTTTTGTTAATAATTCATTAACGCACGCTGAAAAGGAACTGCATCAATTTTTACACCCTATTGTTCAATTATCATTGCGAAAGAAAATGGAAGGGAAGGATGTATTAATTGTTGCTAGGGGTGAAGGCTATATGGATGACCTTAAGGCGTTCAAACGGTTGAGGGGTAAAAAAGAGGTTGTCATTATAGCTGTTGATGGAGGTGCTGATGGATTACTCGCATGTCGTATGAAACCGGATTTTATTATCGGTGATATGGATTCGGTCAGTCGCAAGGCATTGACGGCAGGGGATCCACAGTTAATCGTTCATCGGTATTTGGATGGATCTTCTCCGGGAGAGGTACGGTTAAAACAGTTAGGGTTACGAGTCGACGCGATAACGTTTGTGGGAACCAGTGAAGATGTCGCACTCATTTTTTCCTATTGGGCAAAAGCGAACAAAATTTATATGATTGGTACCCGTTCGAGTATGAATGAGTTTTTAGAGAAAGGGAGACCAGGAATGGGTTCAAGTTTACTTGCGCGGATTCAGGCTGGGCATAAAATTGTCGATTTGAAGGGGATCCGTCATGTGATCAATGAAAACGACTACCCAATGCCAAAATTAGTGGCATTGCCTGCGTTCCTTTTATTCGCTCTTTATTTTGCAAGTCCTAAAATGGAACTATTAATCACAATAATTTTGCAAGTGATAAGGTAG
- a CDS encoding glycosyltransferase family 2 protein — MDKVSVVVPAYNEEHYIGETLNTLKQCSWAEEIIVVNDGSRDRTGEIADVHSDKSVHLERNYGKSYAIKQGWKRASGDIIVCIDCDLGASAAEAEKLIQPLLTYSFIDVVIGRLAEPKKRGFGLLKKRTQRLVLKKTGCWLTAPLSGQRAFRRRWLPYIQLDHATGFGVEVAMNIRLLQAGATVVEVDTDIKHRETGKDLKGFIHRGKQWLDIEKTIWSVSI, encoded by the coding sequence ATGGATAAGGTTAGTGTAGTGGTTCCAGCCTATAATGAAGAGCATTATATCGGTGAAACCTTAAATACACTAAAGCAATGTAGTTGGGCAGAAGAAATTATCGTTGTAAATGACGGTAGTCGTGATCGAACCGGAGAGATTGCGGATGTACATAGTGACAAATCGGTTCATTTAGAGAGGAATTATGGAAAATCCTATGCCATCAAACAAGGATGGAAACGAGCGAGTGGGGATATCATTGTTTGTATAGACTGTGATCTTGGGGCATCTGCAGCAGAGGCGGAAAAGTTGATTCAGCCACTGTTGACATATTCATTCATTGATGTTGTTATTGGCCGTCTTGCTGAACCGAAAAAAAGGGGGTTCGGTCTTTTAAAAAAACGGACACAACGATTGGTGTTAAAGAAGACGGGTTGCTGGCTTACGGCTCCATTATCAGGACAGCGGGCGTTTCGGAGGAGGTGGCTTCCGTATATTCAACTTGATCATGCCACTGGCTTTGGTGTTGAAGTGGCGATGAACATACGCTTGTTGCAAGCGGGAGCTACTGTTGTTGAAGTGGATACAGATATCAAACACCGTGAAACAGGGAAAGATTTGAAGGGGTTTATCCATCGAGGTAAACAATGGCTAGATATTGAGAAAACGATCTGGAGTGTATCAATATGA
- a CDS encoding DUF2627 domain-containing protein, with product MRFIALLVLLIPGFIAGFGIKLMRDVFFNILHVPFPALWLQFFAGLIAFVLGLGFVGGFIFYRDRKNNKVAPKYQKKA from the coding sequence ATGAGGTTTATTGCACTTTTGGTCTTATTAATCCCAGGATTCATCGCTGGGTTTGGAATTAAATTAATGCGCGATGTCTTTTTTAACATACTTCATGTTCCATTCCCAGCATTATGGTTACAATTTTTCGCAGGACTGATTGCGTTTGTATTAGGGTTAGGCTTTGTCGGTGGATTCATATTTTATCGAGACAGGAAAAATAATAAAGTCGCTCCTAAATACCAAAAGAAAGCATAA
- a CDS encoding sigma 54-interacting transcriptional regulator — protein MKKIMIIGAGEGGTALLRMLVEAETMQVVAVSDIDPQAPGLDEARRLGIETSTDWRTLLSDRVDVVIEATGDEHVLAEINQRCSERTAVIPGQVASLIFNLIAEKEALIGKLEQHYNIHDIILNSTHDGMIAINEQRRITLVNAAAERMTGLKAADVINKDIHDVMPSSLLPNVLHTGVEETNREQVLENGRKIVTTRVQMKDDDRLIGALAVFKDITEIVQMAEQVTNLKSIQTMLEAIINSSDEAISVVDEHGKGLMINPAYTRLTGLSPEEVIGKPATADIYEGESMHMHVLKTRKPVRGVRLKVGPKRRDVVVNVAPVIVDGQLKGSVGVIHDVSEIKSLTDELERARRIIRTLEAKYSFDDIIGESEEMKLAIEQAKIGASTPATVLLRGESGTGKELFAHAIHNESDRKYKKFIRVNCAAISDSLLESELFGYEEGAFSGAKRGGKRGLFEEANNGSIFLDEIGELSSSTQAKLLRVLQEKEIVRVGGTKAIPIDVRVIAATNVNLEKGINENTFREDLYYRLNKMPIQIPSLRDRKGDLCHLGKHLVSKINQDYGRNVEGITQEALTHLQSYHWPGNVRELENVLGRAIIYMKQTERNIDVHHIPPLDIEAQVVVKQEQATASDYSSLAEMVEQFEKDKIIEALQAHKGNKTATAKSLKLSIRNLYYKLGKYNIEKHGMQ, from the coding sequence GTGAAAAAAATAATGATCATTGGTGCGGGTGAAGGTGGTACAGCATTGCTTCGTATGCTCGTAGAAGCAGAGACGATGCAAGTGGTTGCGGTAAGTGATATTGACCCGCAAGCTCCGGGGTTAGATGAAGCGAGGCGTCTTGGGATCGAAACGAGTACTGATTGGCGTACGCTGTTGTCAGATAGGGTTGATGTAGTCATTGAGGCAACAGGGGACGAACATGTGCTAGCTGAGATTAACCAGCGTTGTAGTGAGCGAACAGCAGTTATTCCTGGGCAGGTTGCTAGCTTAATTTTTAATTTAATAGCGGAAAAGGAAGCGTTGATTGGCAAGTTAGAACAGCATTATAACATTCACGATATCATTCTAAATTCGACACATGATGGGATGATCGCGATCAATGAGCAACGAAGGATCACACTAGTGAATGCGGCAGCAGAACGGATGACGGGGTTAAAGGCGGCGGATGTCATAAATAAGGACATTCATGATGTTATGCCATCCAGTCTTTTACCGAACGTGTTACATACAGGGGTTGAAGAAACCAACCGAGAACAAGTGCTTGAGAATGGGCGAAAAATTGTCACGACACGGGTTCAAATGAAAGATGATGATCGCTTAATCGGTGCGCTAGCTGTTTTTAAAGACATTACTGAAATTGTTCAAATGGCCGAACAAGTTACAAATTTAAAAAGCATACAAACGATGTTGGAGGCTATCATTAACTCATCGGATGAAGCGATTTCAGTGGTTGATGAGCACGGAAAGGGGTTAATGATTAATCCGGCTTATACACGTTTGACAGGTCTTTCTCCAGAAGAGGTGATTGGTAAACCTGCTACCGCTGATATTTATGAAGGAGAAAGTATGCACATGCATGTCTTAAAAACGAGAAAGCCTGTCCGTGGCGTTCGTTTAAAGGTTGGTCCGAAACGTCGTGATGTCGTTGTCAATGTTGCTCCTGTTATCGTTGACGGCCAGTTAAAGGGGAGTGTCGGTGTCATTCATGACGTTTCTGAAATTAAATCGCTAACAGATGAACTTGAACGTGCTAGACGAATCATTCGTACACTTGAAGCGAAGTACTCATTTGATGATATTATTGGAGAATCTGAAGAGATGAAGCTTGCGATTGAACAAGCAAAAATTGGAGCTTCGACACCAGCAACCGTATTGTTGCGCGGGGAGTCGGGGACAGGGAAAGAATTATTCGCCCATGCGATTCACAACGAAAGTGATCGGAAATATAAAAAATTCATTCGAGTGAACTGTGCTGCTATTTCAGATTCGTTACTTGAAAGTGAATTGTTTGGCTATGAAGAGGGTGCGTTTTCTGGGGCAAAGCGAGGCGGCAAACGTGGCTTGTTTGAGGAAGCGAATAACGGTAGTATTTTTTTAGACGAAATTGGTGAGCTCTCTAGTAGTACCCAGGCAAAACTGCTACGCGTACTGCAGGAAAAAGAAATTGTACGTGTCGGTGGAACAAAAGCGATCCCGATTGATGTTCGGGTTATTGCGGCAACGAACGTTAACCTTGAAAAAGGTATAAATGAAAATACCTTTAGGGAAGATTTATACTATCGTTTAAATAAAATGCCAATACAAATTCCGTCTTTGCGTGACCGCAAAGGTGATTTGTGTCATTTGGGTAAGCATCTTGTTTCAAAAATTAATCAGGACTATGGTCGAAATGTGGAAGGAATTACGCAAGAGGCATTAACACATTTACAAAGCTATCATTGGCCTGGGAATGTTCGCGAATTAGAGAATGTCCTAGGTCGGGCAATTATCTATATGAAACAGACCGAACGTAACATTGATGTCCATCATATCCCCCCGCTCGATATTGAAGCTCAAGTGGTGGTTAAACAAGAGCAGGCTACCGCTAGTGATTATTCATCACTAGCAGAGATGGTTGAGCAATTTGAGAAAGACAAAATCATTGAAGCGTTACAAGCACATAAAGGAAATAAGACAGCGACGGCGAAGAGTTTAAAGCTGTCGATTCGTAATTTATATTATAAACTTGGTAAA